A genomic segment from Tessaracoccus defluvii encodes:
- a CDS encoding SDR family NAD(P)-dependent oxidoreductase produces MQNSWAVVTGASSGLGVTFAEKVASEGVNVVLAARTAGPMEELAARLQEQHGVETLVMPVDLSDREARGALIERLHGMDISYLINNAGFATIGDFAEADPTRMLQEKELNMVALTQLARAVTPGMISRGRGAIINVASTAAFQPIPTMAVYAATKAYVLRLTIALWEELFHTGVRAIAICPGPTDTPFFAEAGDDTKMAKRRTPAQVVETTFAGLGRHQPYVVDGAANALMAFATRLAPVKLQAALARWVATR; encoded by the coding sequence ATGCAGAACTCATGGGCAGTGGTCACGGGAGCGTCGAGCGGGCTGGGTGTCACCTTCGCAGAGAAGGTCGCCAGCGAGGGCGTCAATGTCGTGCTCGCCGCACGCACAGCCGGCCCGATGGAGGAGCTGGCAGCCCGCCTGCAGGAACAGCACGGGGTCGAGACGCTGGTGATGCCGGTCGACCTGAGCGACCGCGAGGCACGGGGCGCCCTCATCGAGCGCCTGCACGGGATGGACATCAGCTACCTGATCAACAACGCGGGCTTCGCCACCATCGGCGACTTCGCCGAGGCAGACCCGACCCGCATGCTCCAGGAGAAGGAACTGAACATGGTGGCGCTGACCCAACTGGCGCGGGCCGTCACCCCCGGCATGATCAGCCGCGGCCGCGGCGCCATCATCAACGTGGCGTCGACCGCTGCATTCCAGCCCATCCCCACGATGGCCGTCTACGCCGCGACCAAGGCCTACGTGTTGCGTCTGACAATCGCGCTGTGGGAGGAGCTGTTCCACACGGGTGTGCGCGCCATCGCGATCTGCCCCGGCCCCACGGACACCCCGTTCTTCGCGGAGGCGGGCGACGATACGAAAATGGCGAAACGCCGCACGCCGGCACAGGTCGTCGAGACCACCTTCGCGGGTCTCGGCAGGCATCAGCCGTATGTCGTCGACGGCGCCGCCAACGCGCTCATGGCCTTCGCCACCCGGCTGGCCCCGGTGAAGCTCCAGGCGGCCCTCGCCCGGTGGGTGGCCACCCGCTGA